In Hermetia illucens chromosome 1, iHerIll2.2.curated.20191125, whole genome shotgun sequence, one genomic interval encodes:
- the LOC119646443 gene encoding uncharacterized protein LOC119646443: protein MANSLDTLSSYLTVFPILKSQFTDLTEDKFNLITRKLLYRYDYFNSFDKSTETAISDFPQFYNKLNDESVSHKDYVLTFRIWEEFSIKNLGEYSDLYLKIDVLLLADVFEEIRSNFHNTYGLDPAFYFTLPGYTWDAMLKCTNVTLELLTDVDMLMFFERGIRGGLSQCSKRYSKANNKYICDYDSTKPSKFLIYNDINNQYEWAMCQFLPQNSFEWLENPADFKVEDVSDDSPIGYILEVDLEYPKELHNLHNQLSFCPERSVPPGSKEEKLLATLKDKVKYIIHYRNLKQAMEHGLHLTKIHRVLSFRQSPWAL from the coding sequence ATGGCAAATAGTCTGGATACATTATCATCGTACCTGACCGTGTTTCCTATTTTAAAGTCTCAATTCACAGATCTTACAGAAGATAAATTTAATCTCATAACTCGCAAACTTTTGTATCGATATGACTATTTTAACTCTTTCGATAAATCCACAGAAACAGCGATCTCTGATTTTCCCCAGTTTTATAACAAATTAAATGACGAAAGTGTAAGTCACAAAGATTATGTGCTCACCTTTAGAATTTGGgaggaattttcaataaaaaatctgGGCGAATACTCTGATTTGTATCTAAAAATTGATGTTCTTCTTCTGGCGgatgtttttgaagaaattcgTTCAAATTTTCATAATACATACGGTCTTGATCCAGCTTTCTACTTCACACTTCCTGGTTATACCTGGGATGCAATGCTCAAATGCACTAATGTTACTTTAGAATTATTGACTGATGTAGATATGTTAATGTTTTTTGAACGCGGTATTAGAGGAGGACTTAGTCAATGTTCAAAACGTTATTCGAAGGCAAACAATAAATATATATGCGATTACGATTCAACTAAGCCGTCTAAATTCTTGATTTATAATGATATTAATAATCAATATGAGTGGGCAATGTGCCAATTTCTACCACAAAATAGTTTTGAGTGGCTGGAAAATCCAGCAGATTTTAAAGTAGAAGATGTGTCTGATGATTCACCTATTGGCTATATCCTTGAAGTAGATTTGGAATATCCGAAAGAATTACATAATCTACACAATCAACTCTCCTTCTGTCCAGAACGCAGTGTACCGCCTGgatcaaaagaagaaaaattgttggctACTTTAAAAGATAAAGTTAAATATATCATCCATTACCGAAACTTGAAGCAAGCAATGGAGCATGGTCTACACCTTACTAAAATTCACAGAGTTCTCAGTTTTAGGCAGTCTCCTTGGGCATTGTGA
- the LOC119661452 gene encoding pharyngeal muscle protein 2-like, with translation MPRDIYSLKVSELKAELAKRGLPTRGNKASLLAELIEALTNEGFDPDTYEFPEAKELSDDSETEQSPEQAPTKTDKIMEMLSAMTSTMNQ, from the coding sequence ATGCCGCGAGATATTTATTCGCTTAAGGTGAGTGAGCTAAAGGCTGAGCTCGCGAAACGAGGATTGCCGACGCGAGGTAATAAAGCCAGCCTTTTAGCGGAATTAATAGAAGCCCTCACGAACGAAGGATTCGACCCGGATACCTACGAATtcccggaagcgaaagaattatCGGATGACTCGGAAACTGAACAATCCCCCGAGCAGGCGCCAACCAAAACCGacaaaataatggaaatgcTGTCAGCTATGACATCGACGATGAATCAATGA